The Caenorhabditis elegans chromosome I genome includes the window AATAAAGGGGAAAAAATCacactaaacattttttgaagttttcaaagtgGCAAATACTCAGTTTTCGGTCTTTTagtaattttggaagtcatccgaaaaatgtagttttttccTAAATAAGTTGATATTCTAATTACGTTAAAactatttgtattaaaaagtTATTGGAGTTCAAACAGGCAAAAATActcgaaatttctcaaaagtctataactttgaaattttaccaaattaAATTgatcttaaaaattcaactttgcgCCAGTGGCGATTTTCATGAActtccagtcaaagttttaGCAAATTgccatatttttgaaaagcatgAGATTTTAAGGAAATTCAGAGCTAAATTGTTTTAACACatataattaaaacaaaattaaagtataaaaatcgtagaattttttgatcgatttcaaaagttaggagtggcaaaaactgagtaaatgccattttttgagagagaacaaagttttcagaaatttttttgaaacgttttcctatgaaatttggtcattttggcatttaccccactggcgctattccaactttaaacaatttactgtatttaaaaaaattatgaaatatcCCCGCTGCTTCTACTCCCTACTCCATCTTTTAATTTTACTCTTgttctccatttttcaaaatgcacaattttcagtcaaaaatggatgttgtttttgaaactgtgaaCTGCCTCGAGTCAAATAGAAAGATCATCATTGTCAAGCTACCAGATGGATCTTCAGAAAAGTTCTTCTTCAACGTGACAAAAAGAGCCTTTGAGAAGATTGTCTGCGTAGATGGTAAACCAGTTCAAATGGACAGTGACCTGACTCCCCATCACTCGGTATGGTGCCCACACATTCATAAGAACATCATTTTCGCCTACAACCACTTACTCCGAATGAACCTCCAATATCTTTTCGACTCGGAAACCCTGAGTTTTCACGAAACGAAATGCGATCAATGTCATCTGGATCCGAAGAAATCGACCAATGTCAAGCAGATTTTGCTCGTCGCGGCGAGCCCAAAAATAAGAAGACCAATTGTTCTCACTATGAGCCAGGAAggaagagttttgaaaatgtgttatgatgaaattgagaaaaattatgtGGATATGTCACCAACTGAAATTAAAGCCTTGACACAACTGAAGGatggttagtttttaaaaattaaagaattgaaacagtaaatttgaaaaacggaaacgcagaaaaatgtcaacctgaattttttttgcattttttcaccgactgcaaaaaatgcaataatttaATGAGCTGACAGCCCGTCTGAAAGCATTTCTAAACAGTTTTTCGAGTTCAAAGTGGACCtctagtttaaaatttttgtaggtATCTACATAAAAAACGTACTCGTTCAAATCCCGAATCAGGCCCAAATACACGTAGAAGCGTTGGACAACTGTCCATTCTAAATCCTAGCTGGATTACTAGTTGAACAAAATAATGAACATTTGACTAAcataaaaaaaagtggaaaaatcaataattggtTCTGCCCATATCTTGGTTCGATTTGAgtgattttctttaaaacaaattttaaaacgaaataacaattgaatatttcagtGACCGCAGCAATGGAAGATCTTACACTGGACAGCAAAGTAATGGAAAGTGACCTGATCCCATTGGTCAAGGAAAAGAGTGTCTTCTTACCACATGACAGTATTCTAATTGCTAAGAACAAGAAAACCAACAAAATCGGACAATATGTATTCGATAGATATCATCATCAATTTCTTGAGGTAGTCATGTCCGACATCGAAATTAAGCAAGAAATGCCAAATATCGCGAAGCTTATCAATGTGACAATGAGCACAAAAACTGAGCAAGCAATCAGTATCAGATGTACCCCTGGAATTGGAGAACTGAAGAAATTCCATTATAATCGGGAGACAGCATCATTTGATCCAATGGAAGAAAAGGCAATTGTTGAGAGTGATGAGGAAATTCAGAGTTTTATTGAAGAGATTGAAAAAACGCAGGGTGAGATTAGGAGAAGAATGTCTAATAAtgtgaaaaagatttttgcaGATATTGTATGCAAAAAGATCAAAGCAATCCTCTGGTTTTATCATAATGTGAAACCATTTTTGGCAAAGAAACTTGAGAATCCTGTCAAGAAAAGTTAGTTTTACATACATactttaactgttttttttttcacctaaaactgaaatattttcagataatgacTACAAACGTTACGTTTTCAAACCAGTGGAGCCGGAAGAAAAAGTCGATGATGAAATGGATTCGGTGTCCGAACCAGAATCTGATTCTCTCTCGATGAGCTCCTCTAGTCGGAGCAGTAGCCGTAGCAGCCTGTCGAGCGATGACTCTTTCGAGATGGTCGTCGATATTGATTTTGTTGAGTAGTGgctgaaaactaataaaataccCTTATACAGTGCGCGTCAATGTTATAGGACCCCcctcatttttttcgatattgggaaactgaaaaaattccatgaaaaacttttgtgaTATTTGGATTCAGCATGTCAAAAAACCTAGGTTCCTGTGTTTTCACGAGTTTATCATTAAAACTATAGACACACggcaaatatttcaaaaattaggccGCGTCACTGCTATAGGACCCCCtgggattttcgaaaattttcactgaaaatctcgattttttcaccattttcaaaaaaataagattGAAAACTGGTTTAAATCTGGTTATTAGCTCAACCTTGTTCtgttttccaaacttttgtaatGATCGGAATCttcaatttaacaattttctcacatttttagACGTTGAAGCTGAACGAGAAGCTCACAAGTAACTTTTGAGCTTGAGCTTACATTATCTCATGAAACACGTATTCAAGAATATTCCTGTCAATTTCTGTCTGATTCCGTTCACAAATAGTCCTTTTGCAGCATTTTTAGTGCTGAGCTTTTAGCCTGTTTTCAGTGTGCTTCTTGATTATGAGCTCATATCTAAGCTATTCCTTgacacattttttagaaagtagTCAGGGAATGAAGCCCACATTTTTCACTACAAGTACCATAAACGTTgcttgctccaaaaatttctggtATAGCCTACACGTGAGAAAAGTTTGCGATGGGTTATAAAAAATCTTGGAAATGTACTGTGAATTGAGAATATGAATTCCGTCAATTGTAGGCtatgccaaaaatgtttggtgCAAGCAACGTTTATGGTACCTGTGGTGAAAAATATGGGCTTCATTTTCTGACTACTTTCCAAAAGATTAATCAAGCCATAGCTTAGATATGGGATCATAATCAAGAAGCACACTGAAAACTGGCCAAAAGCTCAGCACTAAAAATGCTACAAAAAATACTATTTGTGAACGGAATCAGACAGAAATTGACAGGAATATTCTTGAATACGTTTTTCATGAGATATTGTAAGCTCAAGCTCATAAGTTACTTGTGAGCTTCACGTTGAGCTTCAACGTctaaaaatgtgagaaaattgttaaattgaaGATTCCGATCATTACAGAAGTttggaaaacagaaaaaattgaactaataACCAgatttaaaacagtttttaatcttatttttctgaaaatagtcaaaaaatcgagattttcagtgaaaattttcgaaaatcccaAGGGGTCCTATAGCAGTGACGCggcctaatttttgaaatatttgccGTGTGTCTATAGTTTTAATGATAAACTCGTGAAAACACAGAAACCTAGGGTTTTTTGACATGCTGAATCCGAATAtcacaaaagtttttcatggaattttttcagtttcccaatatcgaaaaaatgagGGGGGTCCTATAGCATTGACGCGCACTGTATaaccacttttcaaaaaaatatattacccTCTAAAACAAACagacaacactttttgctcacttttcgAGACATTATGAATGTGTGCAAAAAGAATTGTTAGTTTAAATCTTCTTTTGACCCTTATCCATGTTATCTCAAGTTACCACAGAAGTCATATGCTCTTGTAGAATACAGTCCCCTGTacattgtgaaaaaatgtagaTATCTTGATGTATCTTCCTAAGCTACACGATTGTTGgttaacatttttcgattcaataaatttatccTGCAGATTAAATGTAATAAAACTGTAACATCAATAAAAAGCTTCAGGTCTAGCAGACAGCAGTTCAGCAGACACACTGAAATAACATTTGTTGTGCGAAAAAATCCCgactttttgtagatcaaaccgtgatagGACAGCTTGACACCACGTAGCATGTTTCGAAAATCTTAAACTTAACATTAAGCAATTGAACATTTGGTTGATATTATATCTTGGGAACTTTGGAAGAATTTAAAACGTAATCCCCACAAATGACAGTCCATCTTGAAGCAAACCGAATCCGATCCCAAAAGGACCGACATAATTGTTCGCTCACTTTCAATTGATTTTCCTCCTCATATGCATCAAGGATTCTCGTATTGTTCAAAAGGTTCCattcaggggtgtgcggataaccgattttttcggctaacggataaatcggctaatgccgattttttgagaaccggCTAACGTAtaattcggctaacggctaatttcaaaattttcggctaacggctaattcggctaatctcagtcattcaaatcggctaattttcggctaattcggctaattcggaaaatattcatttggttaagctttttttgtccattctgttaattcaggttttgggttaattttttcactgttattgagcaaattcagggatgaacgactgttcaaataggaaaaaatcatacaaattcaccacattttgttttccaaaaaaatatgttagttgaattagccgaaatagccgatcggcgaattcggctaacATCGGCCAATATCGGCTAATGGATAACTACGTATTAGCCGAACTGCCAAAAagtcggctaacggctaattcggctaatcggTAAAAAggtcggctaacggataattcggctaatattagccgagttagccgaattagccgatcggcgaattcggctaacatcggctattatccgcacacccctggttccATTGCTATCGATTCTATATTTGCATGGAGACATCATAAAGAGTGTAAACCTAGATAATATTTGACCTTTAACCGTTACCTTCTCATAGAGGGAGTTGCACAATGAGATAGTGAGCAGAGAAACGGGTGACGTGGCAACTATCTTTGCACACGGATGGGCTCGGAATTTCGGGGGCTCGGAATAAATTGACAAGTTAAagacttgaaaaaaagaaaaacatgttGATAAGTAGttattttaatgtgaaaaagcaaaaaaggaaaatcgaAGATTAGATaacctattttttaaaaaaattcaatgaacaTCCGAAGTTAGCAACGAAAAAGTGAAACCTACAAGTTTTTAAGCCCTGCAGTTgagttttactgaaaattgacaaaatgttcagcattttttgatgattacttttcaatttccagaagtTAAGCTGATACGACGCTATTTTATGCAATCAGGATATTCAACAATATTTCAATAGGGATCTATAAAACAGATAATCATGTTTCAATTACTCCCAAACTCATTAACATctgatatttatttatttattttgatacGATTAGTTAATCGTGTAAGACATGAAATACCATACATATATACAAAATACAAAAGCATACATATATGCAAAAGTCTTTCGAGAACTACTGCTACAACCCACTCCAACCAGTTGACCTCTCTGCAATTTGGCCAGTTGTCCACCGCCTCTCATAATCCAACCCTATATTCAAATACGACACGTCGTCTATCGGACCATCATCTCctcttctttctctttttgcGCGTCCTCAATAACCTGCGTCTCTTCCTCTCCACACTATTTCTACGGAGAACCGTGTCGATCGAACGCTGCACACCATCGGCCCCGTCCTAGTCTGTGTGCTGCGCAGAGTGGGCTCATTCGAGATGCAGATCGACCTGCTCAGCAGTCTTCTTTTTCCgatttgtttttgatattttcttttattatggttttttctttcatattttaaaaaaacatgtacTGTATTTTCTTTCCCTTTCAGTCTCTACTTTGATAGCGTATAACTTGGCAGACTTtggttttcacaaaaattgttcaacagatgaaatattaaatataaatttagaaGTATTcgattaattaaaaaatggtttaattcaacaaatttcaacCGAGATAAAGTAGAGTAACAGGGTACAAAACTAGTAGGGATAGTCTCGCTCCTCATGTCTCTACTTTAACATCCCATATCTcggttttcacaaaatttatcaaaaagacTTCAACTACAAAGCTGTAGGAAAAGAaacaatcaatatttttttacttaaatttttttgctaggACAAAAGACAGTCGAATTATGAGCTCTCGAAGTAGAGTGATAAGGCGCAAAACTAATAGGATCGACCCTTCCCCTTTTTTAGTTTCTTGGCTCGTAttacaaatatcaaaaatattaaattaccacattttaggaaaataaacaaaaaatatttcattagttgacaatttttgccaaGAAAACCGAGATATacgctgtcaaagttgaacaaaataacttttatttttcaactttttcaactaAACTTACATTTCATTTCAGATCGACCTCACACTTGAAATGTCTGTATCTACTCTTCTCAAGACCGAATCCCATCCAGAATCTGTAATGGAAACTGATCTGACTCTACTCTACTCTCGTAGATGCAAAACCAATGATATCattattttctgcaaaaacgCCGCTCGTAATGGAGGAGTCTTCAAGTACCAGCTCAAAACTGAATTGTTGCCATGGAGACGTGTTGAGTGTGTCTGCTGTGAGTACAAGGAGCAACGACTTTTGGAAAAGATGGTAGAAATGATGAAGGACATACCATTAGAGTTGGAGCCAGAACTCGAAGTTGATGAACGCAGATTCATGAAtgttaatttggaaattatgtGCTCCGAGTACTGTGAGCAATGCGACGAAATGACCATTTTTGCGAAGGACACTGATGAGGAATTCCCAATGACATTCAATCCCAAAACACAGTCATTTACCTACTCGAAATGCAAAGAATGCATTGAGAATACCAAATTTGCGATTCGCCGTCACTACTTGAATCAACAAATCTCCAAGCTTGCTGGTACTCCTTTACCATACCAGGATCGGAAGGGAAAGGAGCTTATCAGTTTGCAAGTTACCTGGCTGAACAAGGAACAAGGAAACATGGAGTATTTTGTGAATCCAGATggaaatatttccaaatacCAATGGAATGAGAAATTCCAGTATTTTGATCATGTTAGAACGTTGGATGTGGAAACATTGGCTTCAGGATCAATCAACAAAATGCTCGGAATTGTTGAAGAAAAGTTCAGTACTGCATTTGCAGCTCGTATGCGTTTGATCCAAGTGAACACGGAGCAGCTATTGTGGGGTAAGTGtcattctttgaaaattttgaaaaaaacctttttaaacACAGTTGACACAGTTTAAAACACAGTTTAAAAACACAGTTGAAgcataaaacttttaaactttcagcTGGAGAACGAATGAGTTCATCCCAACTGGGCTCACTTCCACCAGTCTCAAAGCCAGAAAAGAAGCTCGTTGTTCTTCAAGATGGCACAGAATGTCTTGTAATCCGCAAGGATCGTGTATCGTCGAATGGACTCTATAAGTTTGATACTATTTCCTTTAAAGATGGAAGTGTGAAACCATACCGTCGGAATGATACCACCCGTCAATATGAGCTCTTCAAAAGTGAATATTTTGAGGCGTTTGGTCTCTTCTCAGTGGAAACAGAAGTAGAAGAATCTGAGAGATATTCCTTGGATTGGGATCTTACTCCAAAAACCATTGTCTCTTGTACCCATAATGATCGTACCCTCTTCACAGCTTTCAACAACTTCACTCAGACAGATGGATTCTATTTCTACAACAGCTCAACAGGCCATGTTCATGAGCATTCCGGATGCTCCACTTGTAAAAGCTCAGTCATCGATTCATCCCAAGTCATTGCCTCTTCAATCTCTCCATTCACAAGATGCGCGATCatcttgaaaacaaataaagaaGGTCGCTTCATAAAGGTTGGATTGAATGAGTGTAGTAGAAAGTATGAAGCCATGGCTCCACTGAAAGTAATGAATGTCCATGTACCAGTACCACAATCGAATGGATGGAGGAAAATCCAAACTGTTGAAGATGTTCTGAATGTGTATGGAAAATATCAGGTGGAAGCGAACAAAAAGATGGTTGATGAAGCAGTCGAAAAGCACCGAGAGGCCATTTCTTCTCTTGAAAAGGAATGCAACATGCACTTGGAGAGTTTGAAAAAGATGAACGACTCGAGAAAAGAATTTGAGGTTCTGAATGCAGAATTGGAGAAGAAGGTGTTCGATTTGAAGAAAGTCCTTGAAATGGAGCAGgggaaaattgcagaaatgcTTAAGAACAAGGAGAGAGAAGCCGCGCATAAGAAGCAACAAGAGATGATAAATGGTAggtttgatctgaaaatgaagGGGTACAAGGGTTCTTTTTAGACTTTTAGGCTTGgaatttcgccaatttttgaaaaaacttgacTTCAACCATttgatttccaatttcaacttttcgtcACTGTAATACTAATTTTCGTCAACTTTTCCTAGCTATAAGATTCTTTAGTCAACTTTGGCATACTTTTGCCACTCCGTtgtaaaattgattgaaatgaATATAGTTTGGTTTAAATTAGCGGAAGTTGACGAAAGTTGGCCGTACTTTACACTCAACTTTCGCCAACAATCCTAACTTGTTGACTTATTATTAGCGTCTAGTCAACTTACACCAAGATTTCGCCAACTTTTACAAACTATTGAAGCTTCTGTGGATGCTAGAAGAAACTGAAATTAGTTGGAAATGGCAAGCAttaaatactaatttttcagctcCCCCAGTCTTCGACTTCAACCTCTTCCCAAAATGCTGTAGCTTCTGCCCACATATTGGCCAATTCGTCATCACTGCGTTCGACGAGGTCACCAAGTCTACAAGAAGctacattttcagcccaaaaacTGCTCATTTCCACTATCAATCCACCTGCGAGCTATGCCCACGAGTCATCTGCTATTCAACTGTTCTTCCAAATTGGACAATTATGCCGATGCAATGTGAGAGGTCTAAGTGGCCCTGCCTACTTTTGACAAACCAAGAAGGTCGACTGATTAAAGTTGCATTTGatgcaaaaatcaatacattCATCGCAGTTAAACCATCTCAAGTTCTAGAAGAAATTGTAGAAGttcaaaattctggaatgactaccaaaaaaacattggagATTCCTTCTTATGATACAACCAGACCAGTTTTGTATCCAAATTTCCGAGTCTATTGCTCTCACATTAAAGACGTCCTCATCAACGCCTACAACTCTCACGCTAAATCGAATGCCTTCTACTATTACAACAAAATCACAGGATCCTTCGAAGAACATGTCGGCTGTGATCATTGCTCAAAGTCAAGCTTAAACCACAGTATCCCATCACTACAAAACGTTATCACATCAACCAGTCCTTATACTGATAACGCAGTCATTCTGGTGTCAAGCAAGGATAGAAGTCTCAATATTCTTGGATTCCGCTCGAATAACATGGGATTCGCCAATTTTCCATACAATGTCGTCATGCTGAAGGAGGATCTGAAAGGTTCTGAGGAACCACTAACCGATTTGACTGTGGAATCGTTGGTGGAAAAGGTGGAAACATTGGAAGTGACCAAGAAGGTTGAGGTGGAAGATGATAGTGATTGCttagatgaagatgaagatgaggAGGAATATGAGGATGAGGATGAGGAAGAAagtgaagaagatgaagatgaagaggaGGATGAAGATAGTGAAGAGGATGAGGACGAAGAGGAATATGAAGATGAAGAGAGTGAGTATGAAGATGAGGAAGAGGAtgaggaggaagaagaagaggagggAAAAGAAAACAACGAAGAAAAGAAAGTACAGAATGAAATTAAACATTGTTAGTTATTTTCTCCGACTACATAGAAAAAACTAACATGACAACACCTTTTGCTCCCTTAACTATACTCATTTTAAGacattttaagattttttaatttctaagtTTCTACGTCTGATGGTACTAGTGAGTCTTCATTTAGGACTGAAAGTTTGAATCTAGAAACTTGTTTCTTGGCTGAGTCTTTATACAGCTCCGAATATCtcctttttttagtttttcaaaacaaacaaGTATTTCCCTAGCTTACAATTAGGCCTTTTGGCTTACGTGCCGATTTCCTTAGGCCCAGGCCTCGAATTTAGCCCTAGATATGCAACCTGTTCTCTGCTATTCGCaaagtgaaaattcaaaaaagtgcgCAATACGTGTTGTCAATTTATTTATATCTCTAATCAATAAATATATACACAAAGTTAGCATGGCTTTAGCCGCAAAACCGATATCAAATagttttattgataatttcaTCATTAATAATATTCCTAAACTTTGGGTCAAACAAACTTGTCTAATTCACTTTTCCTTTCAGATATCAAACTTGTCAACTCGAAAGCAGCCATATTTGATCAATTAGCAATAGCATTCTCGTTAGCAAAACCTGAAACTCAAAGCAACTTTAAAGAAATGTTCAGCAACAAGAAAGCATTCAACGAAAGGGTGGGTGTGGAATTTGACAATAACACCTGGAAAAAGATGCAATCGGTGCTAGCGAAGGTGACCAGAGAAGATGACGTTGAATCGACGACTACTGCTCTTGAACCATCTGATATTGAAGATAATGAAGATGCTGAGTACACATCCACCGCACTGGAGCCTTCTGATTTTGAGGACAACTGTGATTTTGAATCGACTGCTACTGCCGTGGAGCCATTGGACTTTGAAGAAAGTCTTTCTATGGATGTTACTCAACAAAACGAATCGTTTGAGGGCGTGGAGCATGTCGAAGCTGAAGATGACACACAATCCACTACAACTGCTCTTGAACCATCTGATATTGAAGACAACTGTGACGTTGAATCAACTACCACTGCTGTGGAACCATTGGACTTTGAAGACGATAATTCTCTGGATATCACCCAAGAGAGCGATTCTCTTGAGCTCATGGAGCATGTCGAAGCTGAAGATGACACAAAATCTACCACAACTGCTCTTGAACCTTCTGATATTGAAGATAATGACTTGGAGCTTGTCTCTGATCTATCTGATGATAATAGTAGTATTTCAATGATCTCTTCCACATCCACTGCTATTGAATTCTCAATCGCCGACGACTCGGGAAGTTCAATGGGAAGTGATATTTCCTATTTGGATAGAGATATGGATTTTGCTTCTGATAAAGAATCTCTGGTTTCTGAATCGAATTATCAGGATTTTATGGATCCAACTATTCATGCTTCATTCACTGCGTCGCAAATCGCCGAAGccgatcaaaattttccaggatGCATCTTGTCTTAATTCTATTCTTAAAATGTTTCCTCCCTAAAAATTATCATGTACCCCTTCATCCACAAATTTGTTTCTGTATTTTTGCTCCTTTCtgaacttgtttttttttctgtaaaaaaacttgaaatttaattccaaaaagatttttcaaataaagcacCTCACtcataattgaaatatttgaagtttaaa containing:
- the C35E7.6 gene encoding CABIT domain-containing protein (Confirmed by transcript evidence), which encodes MDVVFETVNCLESNRKIIIVKLPDGSSEKFFFNVTKRAFEKIVCVDGKPVQMDSDLTPHHSVWCPHIHKNIIFAYNHLLRMNLQYLFDSETLSFHETKCDQCHLDPKKSTNVKQILLVAASPKIRRPIVLTMSQEGRVLKMCYDEIEKNYVDMSPTEIKALTQLKDVTAAMEDLTLDSKVMESDLIPLVKEKSVFLPHDSILIAKNKKTNKIGQYVFDRYHHQFLEVVMSDIEIKQEMPNIAKLINVTMSTKTEQAISIRCTPGIGELKKFHYNRETASFDPMEEKAIVESDEEIQSFIEEIEKTQDIVCKKIKAILWFYHNVKPFLAKKLENPVKKNNDYKRYVFKPVEPEEKVDDEMDSVSEPESDSLSMSSSSRSSSRSSLSSDDSFEMVVDIDFVE
- the C35E7.5 gene encoding Ig-like domain-containing protein (Confirmed by transcript evidence): MSVSTLLKTESHPESVMETDLTLLYSRRCKTNDIIIFCKNAARNGGVFKYQLKTELLPWRRVECVCCEYKEQRLLEKMVEMMKDIPLELEPELEVDERRFMNVNLEIMCSEYCEQCDEMTIFAKDTDEEFPMTFNPKTQSFTYSKCKECIENTKFAIRRHYLNQQISKLAGTPLPYQDRKGKELISLQVTWLNKEQGNMEYFVNPDGNISKYQWNEKFQYFDHVRTLDVETLASGSINKMLGIVEEKFSTAFAARMRLIQVNTEQLLWAGERMSSSQLGSLPPVSKPEKKLVVLQDGTECLVIRKDRVSSNGLYKFDTISFKDGSVKPYRRNDTTRQYELFKSEYFEAFGLFSVETEVEESERYSLDWDLTPKTIVSCTHNDRTLFTAFNNFTQTDGFYFYNSSTGHVHEHSGCSTCKSSVIDSSQVIASSISPFTRCAIILKTNKEGRFIKVGLNECSRKYEAMAPLKVMNVHVPVPQSNGWRKIQTVEDVLNVYGKYQVEANKKMVDEAVEKHREAISSLEKECNMHLESLKKMNDSRKEFEVLNAELEKKVFDLKKVLEMEQGKIAEMLKNKEREAAHKKQQEMINAPPVFDFNLFPKCCSFCPHIGQFVITAFDEVTKSTRSYIFSPKTAHFHYQSTCELCPRVICYSTVLPNWTIMPMQCERSKWPCLLLTNQEGRLIKVAFDAKINTFIAVKPSQVLEEIVEVQNSGMTTKKTLEIPSYDTTRPVLYPNFRVYCSHIKDVLINAYNSHAKSNAFYYYNKITGSFEEHVGCDHCSKSSLNHSIPSLQNVITSTSPYTDNAVILVSSKDRSLNILGFRSNNMGFANFPYNVVMLKEDLKGSEEPLTDLTVESLVEKVETLEVTKKVEVEDDSDCLDEDEDEEEYEDEDEEESEEDEDEEEDEDSEEDEDEEEYEDEESEYEDEEEDEEEEEEEGKENNEEKKVQNEIKHC
- the C35E7.5 gene encoding Ig-like domain-containing protein (Confirmed by transcript evidence), encoding MSVSTLLKTESHPESVMETDLTLLYSRRCKTNDIIIFCKNAARNGGVFKYQLKTELLPWRRVECVCCEYKEQRLLEKMVEMMKDIPLELEPELEVDERRFMNVNLEIMCSEYCEQCDEMTIFAKDTDEEFPMTFNPKTQSFTYSKCKECIENTKFAIRRHYLNQQISKLAGTPLPYQDRKGKELISLQVTWLNKEQGNMEYFVNPDGNISKYQWNEKFQYFDHVRTLDVETLASGSINKMLGIVEEKFSTAFAARMRLIQVNTEQLLWAGERMSSSQLGSLPPVSKPEKKLVVLQDGTECLVIRKDRVSSNGLYKFDTISFKDGSVKPYRRNDTTRQYELFKSEYFEAFGLFSVETEVEESERYSLDWDLTPKTIVSCTHNDRTLFTAFNNFTQTDGFYFYNSSTGHVHEHSGCSTCKSSVIDSSQVIASSISPFTRCAIILKTNKEGRFIKVGLNECSRKYEAMAPLKVMNVHVPVPQSNGWRKIQTVEDVLNVYGKYQVEANKKMVDEAVEKHREAISSLEKECNMHLESLKKMNDSRKEFEVLNAELEKKVFDLKKVLEMEQGKIAEMLKNKEREAAHKKQQEMINAPPVFDFNLFPKCCSFCPHIGQFVITAFDEVTKSTRSYIFSPKTAHFHYQSTCELCPRVICYSTVLPNWTIMPMQCERSKWPCLLLTNQEGRLIKVAFDAKINTFIAVKPSQVLEEIVEVQNSGMTTKKTLEIPSYDTTRPVLYPNFRVYCSHIKDVLINAYNSHAKSNAFYYYNKITGSFEEHVGCDHCSKSSLNHSIPSLQNVITSTSPYTDNAVILVSSKDRSLNILGFRSNNMGFANFPYNVVMLKEDLKGSEEPLTDLTVESLVEKVETLEVTKKVEVEDDSDCLDEDEDEEEYEDEDEEESEEDEDEEEDEDSEEDEDEEEYEDEESEYEDEEEDEEEEEEEGKENNEEKKVQNEIKHYIKLVNSKAAIFDQLAIAFSLAKPETQSNFKEMFSNKKAFNERVGVEFDNNTWKKMQSVLAKVTREDDVESTTTALEPSDIEDNEDAEYTSTALEPSDFEDNCDFESTATAVEPLDFEESLSMDVTQQNESFEGVEHVEAEDDTQSTTTALEPSDIEDNCDVESTTTAVEPLDFEDDNSLDITQESDSLELMEHVEAEDDTKSTTTALEPSDIEDNDLELVSDLSDDNSSISMISSTSTAIEFSIADDSGSSMGSDISYLDRDMDFASDKESLVSESNYQDFMDPTIHASFTASQIAEADQNFPGCILS